CCTATGTGTTTACCAGTTTGTTGATTCGTTCCTTTCTGgattatcttttgtttcttttcgtGATGTAAATCGAAATCTATATCCAATTAGTCGATGGTTTTGCTTTCCAATGTTATCGATCTTTGTAACCGATCCTGACTCGATTCTTAATTTCCTAGTTTCGAAAGTTTTtgtgtattcttcttcttctttcttttatctccTTCCGTGTGATATTGTCTCCACTTCTTATAAAATTGTTTCCAACTTGTTATAGAATTGAAGTGATGACTGATTTAATTACGGAGAAATCGGTGAGCTTGAAGATTGTTGAATTTACGTTTTCATAAAAACTAGAATCTCTTTTTTGGCTTAGATTTCctattttatttggaaaaaaaaaaaaacaaatctaattagttttagattttctaaaaaaaaaaataaaccaaattaacacagagaaaataaataaaaaaagtaaaaactatatAGTCTACCGGTCTAGTATTTCATGGGTCTAGGCTTCCACCAGTCGAAGACGGTGTAACCAAATACGCCATGCGTGTAACAGAATGGAACTGGTAGCTTCACTTTGTACCAGATGGAGTACACCATCGGTGTAGCTAGCACAATTGTAGCTATGATCAGGGGCGGATCTATGTAGTGATGGGGTGGTGCAGGTGCCCCATGCTACTTGTTAAAAATTATCTAATACACTTGGTTAATTTAGTTACACAGCTTAATTGTTACCTAGGTGCCCCATGCATCTTCTTTGGTGAGGAGTTCGATTCCTGACTTTCCTacaatcaattttctttttgtaatgtcTACTtacatgttaatatttttttctactctaaattatacttacatttaaattaaaaaagtattggaaaactagttaattagtttgatacatttatatatttaatttatctaatatatatatagttgaactCTATTTAAATAAAGGattttaattgtataaaaattaatcatatgaattcaaaaataatacataatataactTCTAAACATTTctacaatcatatatattagtttttaatattttaaatgtagATTTGAACTCTTCATCGTTGGATCTTCGATTTGATATactatttatcaatattttacaaattttaccGTGATTACGAAAGATTATATtgtgtattatttttgatttctcgaatttttttttacctttttctagTTAGAGAATAAAGTTGCAATAAAATGGTGATGTAAAAGGTTAATATACTGCACAAAATCcttctataatatatgtttagatataattttcttttaaatatatataatgtgcaattgaatatatttttaaaccaaataaaataatttttaaatatataagaaaatagaaagttatatttatttaatattatataataaaaatttaatatattaattattaaataacttATGCCCCACTTCAAATTTCTTTCTCGATCCGCCCTGGCTATGATCATCATTTGACCAGCCTGGATCAGCCCCTTGCGTTTTTTCATGTAGTATTCTGTGTCGTAAATATGCTCCCTTTTCCCCTgcaaaattttaacatatgtTTTATTCGTTAGATCGAGTGTTGTTGAGCCTATACGGACTACTTACAAACCAGATATTTATTGGCTAAttgttcttaattaatttactaaacTTCCATGCACGGATTATCTGAACTTGTTATATGCTGTTTATCACCATTCACCGATAGACTAACACAAAActcaataatatataaagagcAGACCTCATTCAATAATATCTCAAGATCACATGAAAAAACCGATTTGTTCGCCAGTTAAACTAAGATAACTCACTCCAAGAATATCAAAACTCGGTTTAAATTCATGAAAAAATTACAACTCATGGACTCCCCAATACCTAAAGGCTAAAGACGACTCAATgtgataaacaaaacaaaagtggtATCTAATAATAGAGTTAAACAAAGTgagagagaaaatgaaataaagtaACTAAGACCTCATCCTCAGAATGTAACTCATCCTCAGAAAGCAAGGGTTGATCAAGAAGAATCTCTGCATCTGCAACCATTATCACAAACTCAGAGATCCAAACGTTGAAACGTAGGATTAAATAATTTCGTagctgaaagaaaaaaaagtaagaatcAGGAACAACCTCACGAATCTCAAAgctggaaaataaaaagagacaaCAATCACATAATTTACGTGTAGAtattaattagggtttaagaGGGAACGAGTTTCAGGCTGAGCTATGTTTCTTTCAGGTATGCGTGCGTAAACAATATTAGTACATATATGTACATATCATCTCTTCCAATTGGCCTGCGTATTAGATTTCGGCCCATATTGTTTTTCCCCGACTCTTATTTGATAGGTAGGTATCTAAAcgatatattgaaaaatatatacgaCATTGATCATAGTTTATctcaaaaataaacaataatattccatagaaaaaaaataaacatcatgACTGATTGATCATAGTTTATTTCATCTCAAGATCAATCATCTCTTTCTTcatactaccaaaaaaaatcatctctttcttcagctATGAAGGACAAGGCAACTAAAAGTCTCGAGCACTATGCAAAGAGACAAACACCCTATAGATAACAAAGCATAAGAAGATGGCTTCTCATTCTGACTCTTCTAACTCCTCAATGACAGCGTGAAAGGCCACATACTGTATTTAGGGTTCTCAAAAGCTCTCTCGTCTATGGTGGTTCATCTGTAAGACTCAAACCAATCGGTTTGTGTAGAGTACAACAAACAAATAGTTAGGCACGAAAAATGTTCTGCTGGTTTGTTATCTGCGTGCTGAGGGGTGAGCTTAGGATGGTGGCTGCCATGTCCCGGGCCTAAATGATGATCCAGAACCTGATGGTTCTGTTGTcctgcatcatcatcaaaatcacCATTAGCTTGATTGGATTTACGCATACCCAACACAATACATGAGCTCATGTTCATAGACAATAGATTCAGTATATAGTAGCAGTATGTAACAATCAGAAAGAACATTTCATGTTTCAATGAACTTTAGGATTAAAAAAAGGGAAGCCAGCTAGACTTACTTTGGTTCTGGTGGTTCTGCCGTAACTATCTCGGGTTCATGTTCCTTGACCCTGTAAAAGCAATGTGAGAAAACTTGGTTATGGTGGTCTAGTGAAAAATGCTGTGTTTTGCATCAAGAAAAATAGATTGTAAGAAGATTTAACACAAGATAGGATTGGTGTCGAGATATTTTGAATCATGATGATCCACCTTGATTTATCTGCTTCTTCACTAGCTTCCTCTGGTATATCACCTTAAATAATTAAcgaacaaacaaagaaacacgTAGACAGTCAGTCTTACTTACACGAGATTGTGGGAAGCTCGTTATAGTTATAGGAAAACAAGCAACTGCAATAATTTCAGGCCCTTAAATCAACAAATGGCATAAAGTAAACAATTCTTATGTCCCCTCTAAGCTAGCACAGTCAAAATGGACATCTTTTACTATCAGAACTTCATCAGAATCACAGACTTAAAAGTGATGTATCATTCCATGATCTATAGACTATAGTTATCAGTGCAATAGTTACACACGGTAAAGCTGAAAAAGGATCAACAAAATCCCTCAGAAGCATTATTTATCACAAATGACGTCATTCCAAAGACACTTTATGAAGACAGCTTCAGATCTAATGCAACGAAATGTAATGGACACCATTTGATGGTTCAAACaccgcaaaaatatatatgcttGTCCATAACAATCTTTGTAAAATTATTCAAGggaatttcagaaaaaaaaaatggaaaagatgAAACCTAATCAAATGTAATACCTTTAGAATCCGGTGGAAATTGGCGAACAAAGCTTGTCAAATCTGGACCGTCAACTTTACCTTCAAACAGAGGAAAGCCACTtcatatatgaaaaacaaattgagCAAATTATGTGAGCACTAAATGTTAACTACCGATGGCCATGACTTTGCGTCCAGTGCCTTCTCTAGCTTtcctctcctcctcttctttcttgaGAACTTGACAAGGGATtgaagggggaaaaaaaaaaacaataaacatttGCTTAAAACTTGaagcaaaatattaaatgcaGCAGAAGCAAAACTAATTTCTCGACTTTGTTCATTCAGAACTTGTAGGTTCCAAGAATGAAGACCTCAAAGTCATATAGCTATTTGCATCCAGAAAAAAAGAACACTGAGACGTTTAAAAAGATAGATAAGTTATGAAagatgtaaaaataataatctggAACACATACGAGCAACATTAAGCTTCACACGTTCACGCCTTGCTTCAAGTTCAACCATTTCCTGAACCAGTAAGAAACAACCAACATAAAGGGCCAAAACAAAAGGTACATAGCCACTCTATCCATGGAATGAACACTAAGCTAACAACAAACAATTCCTGATTAAAGAGGAGTTGATATTTTACCTCTGGAGTAGGAGCCTTTTTGCGTTGCCCACTCAGCCAACATATCCATTCAACTACAACAttgatcaaacaaaaaactgtAACTAGATTCCTGTAAGCATTTATGTATCTTAACCCCAAAGCAAATCAACATAACAAGCCATTTGATGGAGTTTTTAAAAGGAGAGTAGTTTTAGTTACCAGGAATAGAAGTTGGGTCCTGTTCTCGTCTAAAGACAACCCATCTTTTCTCCTTAgctgaaaaagtagaaagaagCATATCAGAAAACATCCTTTACTACTTCACAATTAGGACACCAATCAAAATCGTTACAACACGGTCACACCGTAGAAAACCCAAAGAAATTTCATCAAATTGACAAAAGAAAGACGAGAGATTTGGaggttagaagaagaagaaggatataCTCGCCGAATCCGTCAATCTCTTCGAATCTGGAAAAATACTTGTTACCAGTCTTGTCTACTCCGATGAAACTCTTGCTACTGAATAATCCCGCAAATCTCGCCCATAGCCTCGACATAGCTTCTTTCGTCTTTCAATGATGATccccaaaaccaaaattgaacACAAGACAGACACACGCCCAGGTTCCCCCGATCAAGTCTGCTCCGTCTGGATCAAATTATCCGACCCGATTAAATCACCGGGTCTCGGTTTAGACTCTGATTTTATGTAAACCAGGGATGGAGTACCTACcggtttaatttaaaaaaaacaaaagccacCTCCTCTcatttcaaaaccctaaaaaacctGAAATCTTTTCAGTTTCCCACCTCTTAAAAAAACCCCAATTCCAATTTTCCCGCCGCTCCATCGCACCCGCTCCTTCCTTTACAAAAAGCCAATCCTTTGCTACCTTCTCTCGTCAGATCCACTCACATCACAAAATCCAAATGAAAGGAACCTCCGTCTCTCCGGTGAGAAGAAACAACGATGGCTTCCACCGTTACTTGAAACCAGGGGCTCTGGCTCAGATCCGTAACTCTAGAATCAACGCTAGATCCAATTTTCCCCTGTCCCTGACTCACTCTCTAGTCTCGGACCCTTCGCCATCCGAGAGGTCTCTTGTCTTGGCGCCGCAGACGTTGACTATGGACCAGGTGCCCCATCTCTTGAGTAAGATCTATGGTCCGTACCGCATCGGTAGGAAGAAACTCGGCCCTGCGAGATCTGTGGGATTGGAGACGATGTTGGATTTGAACCCTTCTCCAAACTCTGTGCTTGAATCTACTAATGGTAATAGTAACGTCTTGAGTAACGATGTATTAGTTGCTCATTGAATGTAAGCTTTATTTAATATCATAGATTGTTGCTCATTGAATGTAAGCTTTATTTAATATCATAGATTGTTGCTTTGTAACTGATAATATACTCTGGGGAAACATGTTCAATATTCTCAtcagactttttatttttacaataaaaatctcaaataaaTTATGTCTCCTTCACAATCTAGTATAAGATTGATTTCACTTTGTTAATTGACTATGTATGTTGTTGAATTCAGATTCCCAATTTGGCATTAGATCATAGATTGCTCCTACGTTATTTATTCATGCTTCTCATTGTTTTTGCTCTGTTGTGTATGCTTGGTTTCTGTTGTGTATATTATGTTTGGATCATTACAAGAGATTGGTTTGTTTAACCCACTTGTCtcggtttggttttgaagttcaTCAACCTTTGATAAGGGAAAACAGTATTGATCATAATTATCATGTTCACCGTGATAGGGATCTCGTTTAGGCAGTAGCAAAGCACAACCGAATCATTGGTCATGCTTTCCCTAGCATCAACATTCCAATTTTGCATTATGTTTATTACATTTTCTGTGTCTATAAATTCGGGGAAAATTCATTGGTAATGATGAGAATGCTACTCTGATTATTGTGACAGAGTGAAGGATTGCTAGTAACAGAGTAACCATTCAAACAATTGAGAACTAAAACAGTGTACTAGAGgataaccttttttttggtaggaatgTATTAGATGATAACTGATTAGccttaaaaaaactcaaatgtgGTTTTCGTTTAGTAATATGAACATTGCAATGTGGTAGACATTTTAACATAGGATAGAACACACAAATCTAGATTGAAAGGCTGTATTCCATGGTTAAACGTAGCGTTTATCTAACATCAACTCCCTCCCTTGCGATATAACCACTTGTGATTTGTTAAATACTAATATTAGCTCCTTTATTtgctacaattaaaaaaataaacgcaTAGATTAGATAATCTTAATGAAATATTACTacttcaaaattatataatggCCCTAAAAAAAACACTCGCTTGTGGTATGAATTTTGTTCAGCTCGCTTGTTGATACTTGAATATGTACTATGGGGGATGATTCTTAACTTCTTACTCACCCACTTATCAGTACTGTTCCGTAAACGAACCACATGGAGAGAGCTTGTTGATATACTTTGATTTTGGACCACAAAATATATTGTTGGTGAAGGCCCGGAATATGCAAAAAGTTGAAACCCTGGCTTTCACAAATCATAGGTTTCCCAAAATTGATTAGGTCAGCTAAGATAAGTTAAAACGTTGAAGTGagtgatattttttattatttaatattagtaAACTAACAAAGTTCGATGAATGACGGCTACTCAAAGGGCCCCAAACGCTCGTCATCCATTGAAGAATCTTCCTTTCAAGCTAAAATaacgttttgtttgtttgttcttagaAAGCAAATCATACTACAACTTATGTTTTTAACCTTTTCAACTCTTGCATGCTTAGTTTAATTGCAAATGCAGTTATTATATATGCACATTTATTAGCCGCCATGGTTAATATTTCATGTAGTTCATAACttttagaagaaagaaaagaaataatgtaCCTCCGTGCATGTTAAATGATTGTCTTCAAGATTTACTGCATTTATTAATCTAAATCTTCTACTATTATCTTTTTAACTGTTTATGAAATCTACTTCAATCAAATTTACGGCAATCTTCTGAATCAGTTAATAGGGGGAAAACGACTAGTATACCACTTACACGAGTAACACAactattaattttgtttagtactgtagtttttgaaatagttataaaacaaaaccaatcaatAAGTTACTTTCTTGCTCTTTTTGTTGGATATAGCGAAATCCAGATTAATTTGAGATCTATTAACTGTCGAGTAGATCTATAAATGTATGGCTTCATTCAAAATAAGCTCTGAGCATCACCAACTCTAgaacatgcatgcatgcatggtATTGGTCAGAGACTCAGAGTATCAATATGAAAACTCTGATATCATTGTATTGTCAAGAAAAAGAACGCTATTTACCGAGTCAGCCGGACCTTTGTCAAGCCACCGGCTCAAAATTTTCGATCTTCCAAGGGGATGAATCTGTGAAGTACTTTTTTGGCtgatttaagaacaaaaaaaatgggatatcgatactaataaataacatattgcATGTGGTACccattttatagtaaaaaactGGTATAGCAAA
The sequence above is a segment of the Camelina sativa cultivar DH55 chromosome 10, Cs, whole genome shotgun sequence genome. Coding sequences within it:
- the LOC104717539 gene encoding uncharacterized protein LOC104717539 is translated as MSRLWARFAGLFSSKSFIGVDKTGNKYFSRFEEIDGFAKEKRWVVFRREQDPTSIPVEWICWLSGQRKKAPTPEEMVELEARRERVKLNVALLKKEEEERKAREGTGRKVMAIGKVDGPDLTSFVRQFPPDSKGDIPEEASEEADKSRVKEHEPEIVTAEPPEPKTTEPSGSGSSFRPGTWQPPS
- the LOC109126780 gene encoding uncharacterized protein LOC109126780, with translation MKGTSVSPVRRNNDGFHRYLKPGALAQIRNSRINARSNFPLSLTHSLVSDPSPSERSLVLAPQTLTMDQVPHLLSKIYGPYRIGRKKLGPARSVGLETMLDLNPSPNSVLESTNGNSNVLSNDVLVAH